A part of Limihaloglobus sulfuriphilus genomic DNA contains:
- a CDS encoding restriction endonuclease subunit S, which produces MLKYPEYKDSGVEWIGDIPSHWSAWRLKYIFDEVDIRKGDKQLPLLGITKAKGIVLRGEIESRASVSDSYEKYKVCNTNDIVMNKMQAWNGIFGISQYHGIVSPDYAVFKKIIDINVRYFHYLLRTDLYASLFRLKCRGMGTAFLRLNSPDFFDCIGLLPPLPEQQAIADFLDDKTGKIDMLISTKRRQIELLKEQRTAVINQAVTRGLDPDVELKDSGIEWLGQIPKHWGIKRLKFLTTINTGDKDTVNNIENGEYPFFVRSQTIERINSYTYDGEAVLTAGDGVGVAKVFHYINGKFDYHQRVYKFSDFKDIVGKFFFHYMKANLYKEVIKISAKSTVDSLRMPMLQNFVFALPPIEEQNCICAYIEETTQEIDKTITKAQKQIELLTEYRTGLISEAVTGKICVSEQLAVNSGKGEM; this is translated from the coding sequence ATGCTTAAATATCCAGAATATAAAGACTCCGGTGTTGAATGGATTGGTGATATTCCGAGCCATTGGAGTGCATGGCGTTTAAAATACATCTTTGATGAAGTGGATATCAGAAAAGGTGATAAACAACTGCCATTATTAGGTATAACAAAAGCCAAAGGAATTGTTCTACGGGGGGAAATTGAGAGTAGGGCATCAGTTTCAGATTCCTATGAGAAATATAAAGTTTGTAACACAAATGATATTGTAATGAACAAGATGCAGGCTTGGAATGGTATATTTGGCATTAGCCAATATCATGGAATAGTAAGCCCTGATTACGCTGTTTTTAAAAAAATCATTGATATTAACGTAAGATATTTTCATTATTTATTGAGAACAGACTTATATGCTTCATTGTTTCGTTTGAAATGTAGAGGAATGGGAACGGCTTTTTTGAGATTAAACAGTCCAGATTTTTTCGATTGTATCGGACTGTTACCTCCTCTCCCCGAACAGCAGGCGATTGCGGATTTTCTGGATGATAAGACGGGGAAGATTGACATGCTTATTTCTACTAAGCGTAGGCAGATTGAGCTGCTTAAGGAACAGCGGACGGCGGTTATAAACCAGGCTGTTACCAGGGGGCTTGACCCGGATGTGGAATTAAAAGATTCCGGTATTGAATGGCTCGGCCAGATTCCAAAGCATTGGGGAATTAAAAGATTAAAGTTTCTTACAACAATAAATACCGGCGATAAAGATACTGTTAATAATATTGAAAATGGGGAATACCCTTTTTTCGTTAGGTCTCAAACTATTGAGAGAATTAATTCTTATACTTATGATGGAGAAGCTGTTCTAACTGCTGGCGATGGGGTAGGAGTGGCGAAAGTTTTTCATTATATAAATGGAAAGTTTGACTATCATCAAAGAGTTTATAAGTTCAGCGATTTTAAAGATATTGTAGGTAAGTTTTTCTTTCATTATATGAAGGCTAATCTCTATAAAGAGGTGATAAAGATATCGGCTAAGTCAACTGTTGATTCTTTGCGTATGCCAATGCTTCAGAACTTTGTATTTGCATTACCTCCTATTGAAGAACAAAATTGTATTTGTGCATATATTGAAGAAACAACTCAAGAAATAGATAAAACAATCACCAAAGCCCAAAAGCAGATAGAACTACTGACCGAATACCGAACCGGATTGATATCGGAGGCGGTGACGGGGAAGATTTGTGTCAGTGAACAGTTAGCAGTGAACAGTGGGAAGGGAGAAATGTAG
- a CDS encoding AbiJ-NTD4 domain-containing protein — MSSFSERMGYVRPPEFLQLDSMTDELSNQLYNFCSTYINQIMSEINSRGGRASFIEDRVNSALKKQFGTFKILPFSSPNDFSAEKFKVSWSVINWHEKYTIVEFTIDHYAKYINDYRFKDIVIELNSILERENSGYRMNSDLELVPITDETELAEVEQAQNCEINSVATHMNNAVSLFSDRESPNYGKAIHEAISALEALAREHTDSKKDLSKLINQTDWHPALKQGISKLYAYTSDEGGIRHSHSGELVEIKPYTAKYIIVITSALINYIQAKQG, encoded by the coding sequence ATGAGCAGTTTTTCAGAACGTATGGGATATGTTAGACCTCCAGAGTTTTTACAGCTTGACAGTATGACGGATGAATTAAGTAATCAGTTGTATAATTTTTGTTCAACATATATCAATCAAATAATGTCAGAGATAAATTCAAGGGGCGGAAGAGCCAGTTTTATTGAAGACAGAGTAAATAGTGCTTTAAAAAAACAATTTGGGACTTTTAAGATTCTCCCTTTTTCAAGTCCAAATGATTTTTCAGCTGAAAAATTTAAAGTGTCATGGTCTGTAATAAACTGGCATGAAAAATACACTATTGTGGAATTTACAATTGACCATTATGCGAAATATATAAATGACTATAGATTTAAGGATATTGTAATTGAGTTAAATTCAATCCTTGAACGTGAAAATTCCGGCTATCGCATGAATTCAGACCTTGAACTAGTCCCCATTACAGATGAAACTGAACTCGCAGAAGTTGAGCAGGCTCAGAATTGTGAAATAAATTCAGTTGCTACCCACATGAATAATGCTGTAAGCCTTTTCTCTGACCGGGAAAGTCCAAACTACGGCAAGGCAATACATGAGGCAATATCAGCTCTTGAGGCTTTGGCAAGGGAGCATACAGACAGCAAGAAGGATTTAAGTAAGCTGATAAATCAGACTGACTGGCATCCAGCTCTAAAGCAAGGCATTAGTAAATTATACGCATATACAAGCGATGAAGGCGGAATCCGTCACTCCCATTCAGGTGAACTAGTAGAAATTAAACCCTATACAGCGAAATATATTATTGTTATAACATCTGCACTGATAAATTATATTCAGGCGAAACAAGGTTAA
- a CDS encoding RNA-binding domain-containing protein, which yields MLTEQELKKELARLLSLPKETEWAEFKEAKTGYDFNKLGKYFSALSNEANLKNLHCGWLVFGVNDKRQIVGSQFRPERGKLDSLKHEVSQHTTNNISFIEIYELMMPEGRVIMFQVPAAPKGIPTAWKRYYSGRNGESLGGLNLQEILAIRSQNIQEDWSAKICEDATISDLSEGAIDKARSEYKKKNPGLSEEVDSWEDTTFLNKAKITIQGKVTNSAIILLGKSESEHFLSPSIAQMTWILKSESGIEKDYEHFRPPFLINVERLFNKIRNLTYRYLDNTSLFPTEITQYEPWVIREALHNCIAHQDYSKCGRINIVENPDELIFTNLGNFIPGDIETVIHQDAPQELYRNPFLAQAMVNLNMIDTIGSGIRKMYLTQKNRYFPLPDYDLTSHDKIVLKIQGKVLDENYTRILLKNTDIDLDTVILLDKIQKRKQIPKDCAKYLRRKGLIEGRYPNLYISSKIAAAAGKKAQYIKNRAFDDEHYKKLIIKYIRRYGSATRKDIDILILDKLSDALSLDQKKDKIKNIIYGMHKRDGTIVNKEKPPKSKWVLSEKELD from the coding sequence ATGTTGACAGAACAGGAACTAAAAAAGGAATTAGCCAGATTGCTTTCTTTGCCAAAAGAGACAGAATGGGCTGAATTCAAGGAAGCAAAGACCGGCTATGATTTTAATAAGCTGGGTAAATATTTTTCGGCATTAAGTAATGAAGCGAACTTAAAAAATCTTCATTGTGGATGGTTAGTGTTTGGAGTTAATGATAAACGGCAGATAGTTGGCAGTCAATTTAGACCAGAGCGTGGAAAACTTGATTCTCTTAAGCATGAAGTGTCTCAACATACAACAAATAATATCAGCTTTATTGAGATTTATGAATTAATGATGCCTGAAGGTCGGGTCATTATGTTTCAGGTTCCGGCAGCTCCAAAGGGGATACCTACTGCATGGAAGAGGTATTATTCTGGTAGAAATGGTGAATCCCTTGGGGGACTTAATTTACAGGAAATTCTTGCAATAAGAAGCCAAAATATTCAGGAAGACTGGTCGGCCAAAATATGTGAAGATGCGACAATCAGCGACCTTTCTGAAGGAGCAATAGATAAGGCTCGCAGTGAGTATAAGAAAAAGAATCCCGGTCTTTCAGAGGAAGTTGATAGTTGGGAAGATACGACCTTTCTCAACAAAGCAAAAATTACGATTCAAGGTAAGGTTACTAATTCTGCTATTATACTTTTGGGGAAATCTGAATCCGAACACTTCCTTTCTCCGTCAATTGCTCAGATGACATGGATTTTAAAGTCAGAAAGCGGCATCGAAAAAGATTATGAGCATTTTCGCCCGCCTTTCCTTATAAACGTTGAACGGTTATTCAACAAAATCCGTAATTTAACTTATCGCTATCTCGATAATACATCATTGTTTCCCACAGAAATCACACAATATGAGCCGTGGGTAATACGTGAGGCGTTACATAACTGCATAGCTCATCAGGATTACTCAAAATGTGGCCGTATAAATATTGTGGAAAACCCCGATGAGTTGATTTTTACAAATCTGGGGAATTTTATACCAGGGGATATTGAAACTGTAATTCATCAAGATGCTCCTCAAGAATTATACAGAAATCCATTTTTAGCTCAGGCAATGGTCAATCTTAATATGATTGATACGATAGGTAGCGGCATTAGAAAAATGTATTTAACCCAGAAGAACAGATATTTCCCCCTGCCAGATTATGATTTAACCAGTCATGACAAGATAGTATTAAAAATACAAGGTAAAGTACTTGACGAAAACTACACCCGTATTTTGCTGAAGAATACAGATATTGATTTAGATACCGTTATTTTGCTAGATAAGATTCAAAAGCGAAAGCAGATACCTAAAGATTGTGCTAAGTATTTGAGAAGAAAGGGCTTAATTGAGGGTAGGTATCCAAATTTGTATATTTCATCTAAAATAGCCGCAGCTGCAGGGAAAAAAGCTCAATATATAAAAAATCGGGCATTTGATGATGAGCACTACAAGAAACTGATTATAAAATACATTAGAAGATATGGTTCTGCTACGCGTAAAGATATTGATATCTTAATTTTAGATAAGCTGTCTGATGCTCTGAGTTTAGACCAGAAAAAGGATAAAATTAAAAATATCATTTACGGAATGCATAAGAGGGATGGCACTATTGTAAATAAGGAAAAACCCCCAAAATCCAAGTGGGTTCTTTCCGAAAAGGAATTAGACTGA
- a CDS encoding type I restriction endonuclease subunit R, whose product MAKTYLEQDFEQHIEDYLLSSGYIKRSPVDYDRDLCLIPDEVIAFIRDTQPQEYEKLEMQYGSNTDKKLVSRLSAEISKRGSLDILRRGFKDRGSRFSLAYFKPTSGMNPEHLELYKKNRFSVVRQLRYSKRNENSLDMAIFINGVPVITAELKNSLTGQFVSEAVKQYRNDRDPREPLFAFKRCLVHFAVGNEKVYMTTRLSGHKTRFLPFNRDTENPVNPDGHKTAYLWEDIWQKDTLLDLIDGYLCIQTSTEKYFDKSKGLTEKRSEAMIFPRFHQLDCVRSIINAVGDEGVGHNYLVQHSAGSGKSNSIAWLAHKLASFYQKDSDKDRLFDSIIVLTDRCILDKQLQDTIKQFEKTAGVVCEIDINSAQLQNALEKGKSIIISTIQKFGVIAETINRLGGSRFAVIVDEAHTSQSGESAKQVKQVLSVNLEEAEAKDSDEFDVEDEIIKEIRSRGRQKHISYFAFTATPKNKTLELFGRKDDQGRFVAFHNYWMRQAIEEGFILDVLENYTTYKRCFKLAKSVENDEKYEKKKAFRLLTSYVDLQPHAIETKIRIMLDHFLSHTVNAIQGKGRAMITTRSRLHAVKYYLMLCKVMREKHLPFGALVAFSGTVVDKDSGEEYTEKGLNRLEAKVSIQDAFKTPEFRILVVANKFQTGFDEPLLHTMYVDKKLGGVNAVQTLSRLNRTASGKDSCVVLDFVNEAEDIQDSFQPYYQTTLLSEESDPNKLYDIETELRRYEIFNQSDLDEFAAVFFNPSEPQERLQPILDRAIELWTHRDEQEREDFRSLLQSFSRLYSFISQLVTFEDVDLEKLFVYAKNLNRKLPRRENPLPYDVLDAVDLDSFRIQRTYKGSIGLSEEDGKTVPITSGKPGLTEEEKDFLSAIVEALNETYGMNLTEDDKVDLVRIQEKLEADAELKSVMNPNNSLDNIRIKFNDTVDALVLEFVNTKLGLYKKLTEPKANAMLKAKWFEGYQQQHMNL is encoded by the coding sequence ATGGCTAAAACATATTTAGAACAGGATTTTGAACAGCATATCGAGGATTATCTGCTTTCCAGCGGATATATTAAGCGTAGTCCCGTAGATTATGACAGGGACCTGTGCCTGATACCTGATGAGGTTATTGCCTTTATCAGGGATACTCAGCCTCAGGAGTATGAGAAGCTCGAGATGCAGTATGGCAGCAATACGGATAAAAAGCTGGTTTCAAGGCTATCAGCGGAGATATCAAAGCGTGGGAGCCTGGATATATTACGCAGGGGGTTTAAGGACAGGGGTTCAAGGTTCTCGCTTGCGTATTTCAAGCCGACAAGCGGTATGAACCCTGAGCATCTTGAACTGTATAAGAAGAACCGTTTTTCGGTTGTCCGCCAGCTTAGATACAGCAAACGGAATGAAAACAGCCTCGATATGGCGATTTTCATCAATGGTGTGCCGGTAATCACGGCAGAGCTGAAGAACTCGCTTACGGGTCAGTTTGTTAGCGAGGCGGTAAAACAGTATAGGAACGACAGAGACCCCCGTGAGCCGCTGTTTGCGTTTAAACGCTGTCTGGTTCATTTTGCCGTTGGTAACGAGAAGGTGTATATGACTACCAGGCTCAGCGGGCATAAGACGCGGTTTCTGCCGTTCAACAGGGATACGGAGAATCCGGTCAACCCTGACGGGCATAAGACGGCGTATCTGTGGGAGGATATCTGGCAGAAGGATACGCTGCTGGATTTAATAGACGGGTATCTCTGTATTCAGACGAGCACGGAAAAGTATTTCGATAAGAGCAAAGGGCTTACGGAGAAACGCTCCGAAGCGATGATTTTTCCAAGGTTCCATCAGCTTGACTGTGTCCGCAGTATCATAAATGCTGTCGGCGATGAGGGGGTTGGCCATAACTACCTTGTGCAGCATTCCGCCGGTTCGGGCAAGAGTAACTCAATCGCCTGGCTCGCCCATAAGCTGGCGAGTTTCTACCAGAAAGACAGCGATAAGGACAGGCTTTTTGACAGTATTATCGTGCTGACGGACAGGTGTATTCTGGATAAGCAGCTCCAGGATACGATAAAGCAGTTCGAGAAGACTGCCGGTGTGGTCTGTGAAATCGATATTAACTCGGCTCAGCTCCAAAATGCCCTTGAGAAGGGCAAGAGCATCATTATCTCTACCATCCAGAAGTTCGGGGTTATAGCAGAGACTATAAACAGGCTTGGCGGCAGCAGGTTCGCCGTTATCGTTGATGAGGCACATACGAGCCAGTCTGGTGAGTCGGCAAAGCAGGTCAAGCAGGTTCTCAGCGTTAACCTTGAGGAGGCAGAGGCAAAGGACAGCGATGAGTTTGATGTTGAGGATGAGATTATAAAGGAGATACGCAGCCGTGGCAGACAGAAGCATATATCGTATTTTGCCTTCACGGCGACGCCGAAGAACAAGACGCTTGAGCTTTTCGGCCGCAAAGATGACCAGGGCAGGTTCGTGGCGTTCCATAACTACTGGATGCGTCAGGCTATAGAGGAGGGATTTATACTCGATGTGCTTGAGAACTATACAACATATAAACGGTGTTTCAAACTGGCAAAGAGTGTTGAGAATGATGAGAAATATGAGAAAAAGAAGGCATTTCGGCTGCTGACATCGTATGTTGACCTTCAGCCGCACGCCATCGAGACCAAGATACGGATTATGCTCGACCATTTCCTCTCGCATACGGTTAATGCGATTCAGGGCAAGGGCAGGGCGATGATAACTACACGCTCAAGGCTCCATGCGGTGAAGTATTACCTGATGCTGTGCAAGGTTATGCGTGAGAAGCATCTGCCGTTCGGTGCGTTGGTGGCGTTTTCGGGGACGGTTGTCGATAAGGACAGCGGCGAGGAATATACCGAAAAGGGCCTTAACCGGCTTGAGGCAAAGGTAAGCATACAGGATGCGTTCAAAACGCCGGAGTTTCGGATTCTGGTGGTGGCGAATAAGTTTCAGACGGGCTTTGATGAGCCGCTGCTGCATACGATGTATGTGGATAAGAAACTTGGAGGAGTAAACGCTGTGCAGACGCTGAGCAGGCTTAATCGGACGGCTTCGGGCAAGGATAGCTGCGTGGTGCTTGATTTTGTCAATGAGGCTGAGGATATACAGGATTCGTTCCAGCCGTATTACCAGACGACTTTGCTCAGTGAGGAGAGCGACCCGAATAAGCTGTATGATATCGAGACAGAACTTCGCAGATATGAGATATTCAACCAGAGTGACCTTGATGAGTTTGCCGCGGTGTTCTTTAATCCATCAGAGCCGCAGGAGAGATTGCAGCCGATACTCGACAGGGCGATTGAACTGTGGACTCACAGGGATGAGCAGGAGCGTGAGGATTTCCGGTCTCTGCTTCAGAGCTTTAGCCGCCTGTATTCGTTTATCAGCCAGTTGGTGACTTTTGAGGATGTCGATTTGGAGAAGCTGTTTGTGTATGCGAAGAACCTGAACAGGAAATTGCCCAGGAGGGAGAATCCGCTGCCGTATGATGTGCTTGATGCGGTTGATTTGGATTCGTTCAGGATACAGAGGACGTATAAGGGCTCGATTGGACTCTCAGAAGAAGACGGTAAAACGGTTCCGATTACCTCGGGCAAGCCAGGACTTACCGAAGAGGAGAAGGATTTTCTTTCAGCGATTGTAGAAGCCTTGAATGAGACGTATGGAATGAACCTGACCGAGGATGACAAGGTTGATTTGGTGCGTATACAAGAGAAACTCGAAGCCGATGCCGAGCTGAAAAGCGTTATGAATCCCAATAACAGCCTCGATAATATACGTATAAAATTTAATGATACGGTTGACGCTCTGGTGCTTGAGTTCGTGAATACAAAACTTGGCCTGTATAAGAAACTCACAGAGCCAAAGGCTAATGCGATGCTCAAGGCGAAGTGGTTTGAGGGGTATCAGCAACAGCATATGAATCTGTAG
- a CDS encoding endonuclease NucS domain-containing protein has translation MPIEHGIWRIDKGLEKIDVHSLDKEQRLEEILDNDISIAAPNWMIIGRQVYTEYGSYIDLLAIDRDGNIVVLELKRNQTPREVVAQLLDYASWVKNLTDDEIASIFDTYINKFHPERNGISLDDAFMSYFNVNSMPDELNETHQLVIVASSLDNSTERILNYLSEGHNVPINAIFFRVFKDEDREYLSRMWFIEPTLSPPSPSGNGGDKEPWNGEFYASFGGKRSWEDARRIGYICGGGGSWYSNSLNLLEIGKRVWVNAPGHGYVGVGIVAGPVTKLTEFEIEDKGTKRLITEDDLIDSYIFSYSRNDEEKAEYLVKVDWIKTLSLDEAIKEKGLFGNQNTVCKPVAKKWQHTVERLKKRFDINK, from the coding sequence ATGCCAATCGAACATGGAATATGGAGAATAGACAAGGGTCTTGAGAAGATTGATGTTCATTCACTTGATAAGGAACAGCGACTTGAGGAAATCCTTGACAATGATATATCTATAGCTGCTCCGAACTGGATGATTATTGGAAGACAGGTCTATACAGAATACGGCAGTTATATCGACCTGCTCGCGATTGACAGGGACGGCAACATCGTTGTCTTGGAGCTTAAAAGAAATCAGACTCCAAGAGAGGTGGTGGCTCAGTTGCTTGATTACGCTTCATGGGTCAAAAATCTTACTGATGATGAGATAGCCTCTATATTTGATACTTATATCAATAAGTTTCATCCTGAGAGGAATGGTATTTCCCTTGATGATGCTTTTATGAGTTATTTCAATGTCAATTCAATGCCGGATGAACTTAACGAAACTCATCAACTCGTTATTGTGGCATCTTCGTTAGATAACAGCACAGAGAGGATTTTGAACTATCTTTCAGAAGGCCATAATGTTCCTATTAATGCTATCTTCTTCAGGGTATTTAAAGATGAAGACAGAGAGTATTTAAGTCGAATGTGGTTTATAGAACCAACTCTTTCTCCACCTTCTCCGAGTGGAAATGGAGGTGATAAAGAGCCATGGAACGGAGAGTTCTATGCTTCTTTCGGTGGAAAAAGGAGTTGGGAAGATGCCAGGCGAATTGGGTATATTTGCGGTGGCGGGGGTTCCTGGTATAGTAATTCCTTGAATCTGCTTGAGATTGGCAAGAGGGTCTGGGTAAATGCTCCAGGACATGGATATGTTGGAGTAGGCATAGTTGCCGGTCCGGTTACAAAACTGACAGAGTTCGAAATCGAAGATAAAGGCACTAAAAGGTTGATTACAGAGGACGACTTGATAGATAGTTATATCTTCTCTTATAGTCGCAATGATGAAGAGAAAGCAGAGTATCTCGTAAAGGTTGACTGGATTAAGACTCTTAGCCTTGATGAAGCAATAAAAGAAAAAGGTTTATTCGGGAATCAGAATACCGTATGCAAGCCTGTAGCAAAGAAATGGCAACATACCGTAGAACGGCTGAAAAAGAGGTTCGATATAAATAAGTAA